From Candidatus Latescibacterota bacterium, the proteins below share one genomic window:
- the citD gene encoding citrate lyase acyl carrier protein yields MSDMNETRVGREEKKGDLSVLLKKKDKGGISIEVESSVGHMFGDQIRKTVEETLDRLGVADADIKVADMGAFDYVIQARVEAAARRVFEISGPGVLPDTVVEYDEARRDRLRRTRLYMPGNNPDLMRNGGLFGADCVILDLEDSVSPREKDAARVLIRNTLITIDYGKAERIVRINPMSTEFGADDLKMIIPARPNTILIPKCETAADVTAVEKIVEEIEKRENIETPTLLMPLIETANGILNAREIGSSSSRVVALCFGAEDFTADIGVARTREGGESLTARCMLVLGAKASGVQAIDTVFSDINDIEGLIESTREAMALGFEGKGVIHPSQIKPIHEVFSPTPERIEYAKKVVAAIEKARASGSGVATIGSKMVDAPIELRARKILKLAEALGLLGEDEK; encoded by the coding sequence ATGAGTGATATGAACGAGACTCGTGTTGGCAGAGAGGAGAAAAAAGGTGATCTTTCAGTTCTCCTCAAAAAGAAAGACAAAGGCGGAATCTCGATCGAGGTCGAGAGCAGCGTCGGACATATGTTCGGAGATCAGATCAGGAAGACTGTCGAAGAGACCCTCGATCGGCTTGGTGTCGCAGATGCGGATATAAAAGTAGCCGATATGGGAGCATTTGATTACGTCATCCAGGCACGCGTGGAAGCTGCCGCCAGGAGGGTGTTCGAGATATCGGGCCCCGGGGTCCTACCGGATACCGTAGTAGAATACGATGAGGCGCGCAGGGACAGGCTCCGGCGGACCAGGCTCTACATGCCGGGGAACAATCCCGACCTTATGAGGAACGGAGGGTTGTTCGGCGCTGACTGCGTTATCCTTGACCTGGAAGATTCAGTATCTCCCCGGGAGAAAGACGCCGCGCGAGTCCTGATAAGAAACACACTGATAACAATAGATTATGGAAAGGCCGAAAGGATCGTAAGGATCAACCCCATGTCGACAGAGTTCGGAGCGGACGATCTGAAGATGATAATCCCTGCCAGGCCAAATACGATCCTCATCCCGAAATGCGAGACCGCTGCCGATGTGACCGCAGTGGAAAAGATAGTCGAGGAGATTGAGAAACGTGAGAACATAGAGACCCCGACGCTGCTGATGCCATTGATCGAGACGGCGAATGGTATTCTCAACGCACGGGAGATCGGATCTTCGAGCAGTAGAGTGGTCGCGCTCTGTTTCGGCGCGGAAGACTTTACCGCGGATATCGGAGTCGCACGGACCAGAGAGGGTGGGGAGAGCCTGACGGCAAGATGTATGCTGGTGCTTGGAGCGAAAGCCTCCGGCGTCCAGGCGATCGACACGGTCTTCTCCGACATCAATGATATCGAGGGGCTGATCGAATCGACCCGCGAGGCGATGGCTCTCGGATTCGAGGGCAAGGGCGTCATCCATCCTTCGCAGATAAAGCCGATACACGAGGTGTTTTCGCCTACCCCCGAGAGAATAGAGTACGCGAAGAAAGTCGTGGCGGCGATCGAAAAAGCGAGAGCCAGTGGCAGCGGGGTGGCCACGATCGGAAGCAAGATGGTAGACGCGCCCATAGAGTTGCGGGCAAGGAAGATCCTGAAACTGGCCGAAGCGCTTGGCCTTCTGGGCGAGGACGAAAAATGA
- the citF gene encoding citrate lyase subunit alpha, whose translation MKMVRNAVGRMIPEEIDGKKIKPFMGAHEDHGGGRKAAPPIRAVVDYENKMLASLDEAIEACEIRNGMTVSFHHHLRNGDHVVNMVVDKLARKGLKNLTLAPSALFPVHEPLVQHVENGVISHIEGSMNGPVGRACSLGKMSKTCILRSHGGRYRAIQDGDLHVDVAFIAAPVADSLGNCNGYGGPSACGVMSYALADSLYADKVVVLTDNLVPFPNYPWIIRGGNVDYICQLENLGDPEKIVSGTTRITKSPTRQLIAEYAARLVSDLGLMEEPEFSFQAGAGGISLAFLKYMGDMLREKGLKASFARGGSNKFLVDLLEEGLIEYILDGQCFDQVGVRSLGENPRHIETDPFTSYNYHTKGNFATRVKAAVLGATEIDVDFNVNVNTHSDGWLLHGIGGFADVCDAWCTIITVPLHRGRLATIVDSVTTVTVPGETVDVLVTERGIAVNPARTDILERLKDTDLPVVPIEKLRKMALDLAGEPKKPEFEERIVALIEYRDGTVIDTVRQLKA comes from the coding sequence GTGAAGATGGTCCGCAATGCCGTTGGGAGAATGATTCCTGAGGAGATCGATGGAAAAAAGATAAAGCCTTTCATGGGTGCCCACGAGGATCACGGAGGCGGAAGAAAAGCAGCACCTCCGATCCGCGCTGTCGTCGATTACGAGAACAAGATGCTGGCTTCTCTCGACGAGGCGATCGAAGCATGCGAGATCAGGAACGGCATGACGGTCTCTTTTCATCATCATCTTAGAAATGGCGATCACGTCGTCAATATGGTAGTCGACAAACTCGCCAGAAAGGGGTTGAAGAACCTCACTCTGGCACCTTCCGCCCTCTTTCCAGTACACGAGCCCCTGGTGCAGCATGTAGAGAACGGCGTGATATCACATATCGAGGGCTCGATGAACGGGCCGGTCGGCCGCGCCTGTTCTCTCGGAAAGATGAGTAAGACATGTATCCTTCGATCGCATGGAGGCAGATACAGGGCTATTCAGGATGGTGACCTCCACGTCGACGTCGCCTTCATCGCGGCACCTGTCGCAGACTCTTTAGGAAACTGCAACGGATACGGGGGCCCCTCCGCATGCGGAGTGATGAGCTACGCTCTTGCGGACTCCCTCTACGCGGACAAGGTCGTAGTCCTGACCGACAATCTGGTACCTTTTCCGAATTATCCCTGGATAATCCGCGGCGGAAACGTCGATTATATCTGCCAGCTGGAGAATCTCGGTGATCCGGAAAAGATAGTGTCCGGGACAACGAGGATCACCAAAAGCCCGACAAGACAGCTGATAGCGGAGTATGCCGCGAGGCTGGTCAGCGATCTTGGCCTGATGGAAGAACCGGAGTTTTCCTTCCAGGCAGGAGCGGGGGGCATATCGCTCGCCTTCCTGAAGTATATGGGGGACATGCTTCGTGAAAAGGGGCTTAAAGCCTCTTTCGCCCGCGGTGGGTCGAACAAGTTCCTCGTCGATCTTCTGGAGGAGGGTCTGATAGAGTATATCCTGGACGGCCAGTGTTTCGACCAGGTCGGAGTCCGCTCTCTCGGGGAGAATCCGCGCCACATCGAAACAGACCCTTTCACCTCATATAATTATCATACGAAGGGAAACTTCGCTACGAGAGTAAAGGCCGCCGTACTCGGCGCGACCGAGATAGATGTCGATTTCAATGTGAATGTAAACACGCATTCCGATGGATGGCTTCTTCACGGTATCGGTGGGTTCGCCGATGTCTGCGACGCCTGGTGTACGATCATAACGGTGCCCCTGCACAGGGGAAGGCTGGCTACGATCGTCGACAGCGTCACGACTGTGACAGTGCCCGGTGAGACCGTCGATGTACTCGTCACAGAGCGGGGTATAGCCGTAAATCCTGCCAGGACCGATATCCTGGAACGTCTTAAAGATACGGACCTGCCTGTCGTACCAATCGAAAAACTGAGGAAGATGGCGCTGGATCTTGCCGGCGAACCGAAAAAACCGGAGTTCGAGGAGCGGATAGTCGCCCTCATAGAATACCGGGATGGCACGGTTATTGATACTGTCCGGCAATTGAAGGCATAG
- a CDS encoding phosphoenolpyruvate carboxykinase (ATP) — MRGTTRGSVYNKGVVVPDSSGAISKTLADRLTGYAVNTGNFVSDSYRILTLSLKDSVTLEARSAKDVLNKNGSLSYITRKTSRSAAMTEIFFGDPDKRQSGIMEAACEYIERRIDGGMELLYLDKLMGLHPDHSHYCRTIITPEFARMLVMWDRLIFDVPEERLGGGPDQVQVMIPEWAEYARLNGLPEVAILVDAVNNVTFALGSDYFGEIKKGHLRMAMYREKLKYRDGSGGGLGVHAGGKVIRAKDSASGRLEEKGALFFGLSGTGKTTLSVHHFWLDPEQGESVIIRQDDFFVLAADSAAFGTEDNAYIKTEGLEPKSQQLLFEGAMSPHSILENVYVDPETLEPDFFRFDHPWTPGGMCYNGRGIVIRKELDFTDDRVDLDRVDMIFFITRRETVIPPVMRLSTEQAAAAFMLGESILTSAADPTKAGQSVLEVGTNPFIVGSGGEEGNIFYSILKNNPHIRCYLFNTGGFGGRNVDAGSENLAGEGVMEVLKSYLAGQWQEGKGCLVRRKLMDGAEEEFKVERVRLELDGDGRRYRSRGEIQTVVDMVEAGEIDAKDFQLVRVEVLAGQKVKIQDSSAFIREIARGTVEWAKEDYWGYDVPTSMPGMDLSRFDEKRYYTESEIKELKDRIRAERIEWLHSFDDLDPEIRDIFG, encoded by the coding sequence ATGCGCGGAACTACGCGCGGTTCTGTCTATAACAAGGGAGTTGTCGTGCCTGACTCCAGCGGGGCCATTTCAAAAACCCTGGCAGACCGATTGACAGGTTATGCCGTAAATACCGGCAATTTTGTGTCTGACTCTTACAGGATCCTTACCCTTTCTCTGAAAGACAGCGTTACACTTGAAGCCAGATCGGCGAAGGATGTCCTGAATAAAAATGGCAGCCTCTCATATATCACCAGGAAGACGAGTCGTTCCGCCGCTATGACCGAGATCTTTTTCGGAGACCCGGACAAGAGACAGTCCGGGATCATGGAAGCAGCTTGTGAATATATTGAGCGGCGCATCGACGGGGGTATGGAGCTTCTTTACTTGGACAAGCTGATGGGCCTTCATCCGGACCACTCACATTATTGCAGGACCATTATCACCCCGGAATTTGCCAGGATGCTTGTGATGTGGGACAGGCTGATATTCGACGTTCCAGAGGAGAGGTTGGGTGGTGGGCCGGACCAGGTACAGGTCATGATCCCTGAATGGGCGGAATACGCAAGGCTGAACGGATTGCCGGAGGTGGCTATCCTGGTGGATGCAGTGAATAATGTGACCTTTGCTCTCGGAAGCGATTATTTCGGCGAGATCAAGAAAGGTCATCTCCGCATGGCGATGTACCGTGAAAAACTGAAATACAGGGATGGTTCCGGTGGTGGCCTGGGAGTGCATGCCGGTGGAAAAGTGATCAGGGCGAAGGATTCAGCGAGCGGAAGGCTGGAGGAAAAGGGAGCACTTTTTTTTGGACTGAGCGGCACTGGAAAGACGACGCTCTCTGTCCATCACTTCTGGCTCGATCCCGAGCAGGGCGAGTCCGTAATAATCAGGCAGGACGATTTTTTTGTGCTGGCCGCCGACTCTGCGGCCTTCGGGACCGAAGACAATGCCTATATAAAGACTGAAGGGCTGGAGCCGAAAAGCCAGCAGCTGCTTTTTGAGGGCGCGATGAGTCCACACTCGATACTGGAGAATGTGTATGTCGACCCAGAGACGCTCGAACCCGATTTCTTCAGGTTCGACCACCCCTGGACTCCCGGGGGAATGTGCTATAACGGCCGGGGAATAGTCATAAGAAAAGAACTCGATTTCACAGATGACAGGGTCGATCTTGACAGGGTAGATATGATCTTTTTTATCACGCGAAGGGAAACGGTCATTCCCCCTGTCATGCGCCTCAGCACGGAGCAGGCTGCCGCAGCCTTTATGCTCGGAGAGTCTATCCTGACCTCCGCGGCGGATCCGACGAAGGCGGGCCAGTCGGTTCTCGAAGTGGGGACCAATCCGTTCATCGTAGGCTCGGGAGGAGAGGAAGGGAATATCTTCTACAGTATTCTTAAAAATAATCCTCATATCAGGTGTTATCTTTTCAATACCGGTGGGTTTGGAGGAAGGAACGTGGATGCCGGCTCGGAAAACCTCGCTGGTGAAGGTGTGATGGAAGTGTTGAAAAGTTACCTTGCGGGGCAATGGCAGGAGGGAAAGGGATGTCTCGTCCGGCGGAAACTGATGGACGGGGCCGAGGAGGAATTCAAAGTGGAGCGAGTCCGCCTGGAACTCGATGGGGACGGCAGGCGGTACAGGTCGCGTGGGGAGATCCAGACGGTCGTAGACATGGTTGAGGCCGGGGAAATCGACGCGAAGGATTTCCAGCTGGTCAGAGTCGAAGTACTGGCTGGCCAGAAAGTAAAGATACAGGATTCATCAGCCTTTATCAGAGAGATCGCCAGGGGGACGGTGGAGTGGGCGAAAGAAGATTACTGGGGATACGATGTTCCCACGTCGATGCCTGGTATGGATCTTTCGCGGTTCGATGAAAAGAGATACTACACAGAATCAGAGATCAAAGAGTTGAAGGACAGGATCAGGGCCGAAAGGATCGAGTGGCTGCATTCGTTCGATGACCTCGATCCTGAGATCAGGGATATTTTCGGGTAA